One stretch of Caldinitratiruptor microaerophilus DNA includes these proteins:
- the remB gene encoding extracellular matrix regulator RemB, whose amino-acid sequence MFLHVGDDVVVSLKDLILILDLRSAAHAEATRTFLRRCAAEGRVLSGSEANAKSVVVTRDGVHYSPISSLTLMRRANLLRQALPGQLVW is encoded by the coding sequence GTGTTTCTCCACGTGGGCGACGACGTCGTGGTGAGCCTGAAGGACCTGATCCTCATCCTGGACCTCCGTTCTGCGGCGCACGCCGAGGCCACCCGGACCTTCCTGCGCCGCTGCGCCGCGGAGGGGCGGGTGCTCAGCGGCTCGGAAGCGAACGCCAAGTCCGTGGTCGTCACACGGGACGGCGTCCACTACTCGCCGATCTCCTCGCTCACCCTCATGCGGCGGGCGAACCTGCTGCGCCAGGCCTTGCCGGGCCAGCTTGTATGGTAG